ATCGCTTCCTCCCTCATAGAAAAGGGAATAAATTCGAACAGGATATGGAAAGAGATTTTCAGACTGCCCTCCGACACTCTGCTTTTTTACGCCGAGGTTCTCAGAACTTCGGAAACAGACAACGACATTATTTACTGTAAAGTGACCAAAGACCTGATGGATGATTACTCGGTTTCTGAAGAAGACACGGAAGGATTGGCCAATTATCTTCTACAGCTTAAAGACATAGACACAGTAGTTCTTTTAAGGGAGAGAAACGGTTCCACGAGACTCAGTTTCAGATCTTCCGGAAACAAAGACGTCGGCGAACTGTCGAGAAAACTCGGCGGCGGCGGTCACAAACTCGCTTCCGGAGCGATAATAGAACATGATTTAACGCGAGCTCTTTCAATAGTAAAAAACACGCTCAAAGTCTGACGAAATTCAAGGAGGAAACATGAACACCTTAGGTATAGTACTGTCAACTTCCGTTGTAGGAGCACTCGGACTCTGCTTTGGCATTGTCCTCAGCGCAGCCGCAAAAAAATTCAAAGTGGAAACAGACCCCAGAGTGGAACAGATTCTAAAACTCCTCCCGGGAGCCAATTGCGGTGCCTGCGGCGCTCCGGGATGCTCGGCTTACGCCAAGGGAGTTGTCGAAGGCAAATATCAACCTTCCGGATGCATACCCGGAGCCGGGGTTACAGCGGAAAAAATCGCAAAGATTCTCGGGGTCAACGCTGAGACGGAAACCAAAAAAACAGCTTTCCTTCTCTGCGGAGGCGACAGGGAACAATCTCCCGACATAGGAAAATACCAGGGCTTCATGACGTGCAGAGCGGCAAATCTCGTCATTGCCGGGATGAAATCGTGTGTTTACGGGTGTATAGGTTTCGGCGACTGCGTGTCGGTTTGCCCTTTCAACGCAATCAAAATGGGAGCAAAGGGCTTGCCTGAAATTGACGCGGAAAAATGCACGGGTTGCGGAAAATGCGTCGAAGCATGCCCGAAAGGCGTTCTGAAACTTTTCGAATCAACTGTCCCAATAGTAATAAGATGCTCTAATCCGGAAAAGCTCAAAAATGTAAAAGATGTCTGCAAAGTCGGTTGCATCGCCTGTTCACTCTGTGTAAGGAAATCTCCCGAAAATTCACTCGAGATGAACGCCAATCTGCCCCGACTAAGGGTAAATTACCCAACAGACAAATCTCTCTGGCTTGAAGCGATAAAAGCATGTCCCTCAAAATGCATCACTGAGGGCGTATAATATGTTCAGATTATTGTTGGACCTGGGACCATTTAAAATATACAGTTACGGTTTCTTGCAGTTCCTCGCTTTCCTGGCCGGTATACTTCTTGCGACAAAGCGTGCCAAAAAACGCGGTGTGGACACTAACGTGGTTTACGATCTCGCGTTCTGGATACTTGTCGGCGGAATACTGGGGGGAAGATTGTGGTACGTGTTAGAGCATTTCGGATACTTCAGAGAAAACTTCTGGGAAGTTTTACAGGTTTGGCACGGTGGGATGGTAATATACGGCGGTTTGTTCCTGGGTTTTCTGACCGGTTTTATTTACATCAAAAAAAATAAACTCGGTTTCTTAAAAATAGCCGACATAGTTTCGCCCTCGATCACACTAGGACTTTTCATTGGCAGAATAGGCTGTTTTATGAACGGCTGCTGTTACGGAGTGGAAAGCGACAGATTCGGCATTCTCTTTCATGACTATTCAAATTGCAATCTGATACCAGATGCGCCCGTTGGAACCAAAGTTATCCCGACACAGCTCATCATGTCTGCTTCCGCTCTCTTTCTTACTTTTTTCCTTCTTCTGATAGATAAAAGGAATAAAATTGTTGGAGCCGTTTTTTCCTGGCTCATGATTTTGTACGGCGTTCACAGGTTTTCAATAGATTTTCTGAGACACTACGAAGGATCGGCTCTGATTTTCAGACATCTCAGCCTTTCACAGGTGTTCAGCCTGCTTCTTGTCCTTACCGGCACTGTCTTTCTGTTTTTTCTAAACTCCAAAAACAAAAAAACGGCACCTTGAACTACATTGACGCAGTAATAATCACGGCCGTGGCCGCAGCTTTTGTCACTGGGGCGGTTCTTGGAATAGTCAGGCTTGTTTTTTATCTCCTGGGTCTTCTTTTAGGAGCCATTGCCGCTTCGTATGTGGAGGCTTCCCTGCCATACAGCCCATGGGTGGTTC
This is a stretch of genomic DNA from candidate division WOR-3 bacterium. It encodes these proteins:
- a CDS encoding RnfABCDGE type electron transport complex subunit B; this translates as MNTLGIVLSTSVVGALGLCFGIVLSAAAKKFKVETDPRVEQILKLLPGANCGACGAPGCSAYAKGVVEGKYQPSGCIPGAGVTAEKIAKILGVNAETETKKTAFLLCGGDREQSPDIGKYQGFMTCRAANLVIAGMKSCVYGCIGFGDCVSVCPFNAIKMGAKGLPEIDAEKCTGCGKCVEACPKGVLKLFESTVPIVIRCSNPEKLKNVKDVCKVGCIACSLCVRKSPENSLEMNANLPRLRVNYPTDKSLWLEAIKACPSKCITEGV
- the lgt gene encoding prolipoprotein diacylglyceryl transferase; translation: MFRLLLDLGPFKIYSYGFLQFLAFLAGILLATKRAKKRGVDTNVVYDLAFWILVGGILGGRLWYVLEHFGYFRENFWEVLQVWHGGMVIYGGLFLGFLTGFIYIKKNKLGFLKIADIVSPSITLGLFIGRIGCFMNGCCYGVESDRFGILFHDYSNCNLIPDAPVGTKVIPTQLIMSASALFLTFFLLLIDKRNKIVGAVFSWLMILYGVHRFSIDFLRHYEGSALIFRHLSLSQVFSLLLVLTGTVFLFFLNSKNKKTAP